In Paenibacillus larvae subsp. larvae, the following proteins share a genomic window:
- a CDS encoding phosphatase PAP2 family protein: MFQRITKQDWKALLFFLSIPALGIFYNFLNNSHRGAESLVTDIDHSVPFLPIFVLPYIAWYAFVLFSIIYLCFKDRPNYYRTVAALNLSLIICYIIYFVYQTTVPRPDISGYDSLFIPLVNIVYNMDKPFNCFPSIHVVQAYVVMKGIHQSSSIQRGIKLVTNVMALLIIASTVFIKQHVILDIIGAVLVVESMFLLVYAVESLYQKRRGKTKRERLRRLGDGEVSVER; encoded by the coding sequence ATGTTTCAACGAATAACCAAACAGGACTGGAAAGCTCTTTTGTTTTTTCTCAGCATTCCGGCCTTAGGAATTTTTTATAATTTTTTGAACAACAGTCACCGTGGAGCCGAAAGCCTGGTTACGGATATTGATCACTCCGTCCCTTTCCTGCCTATTTTTGTACTGCCTTATATAGCCTGGTACGCTTTTGTACTCTTTTCCATTATCTATTTGTGTTTCAAGGACCGGCCTAATTATTACCGGACAGTGGCCGCCCTGAATCTCAGTCTCATAATCTGCTATATCATTTATTTTGTTTATCAGACGACGGTACCAAGACCAGATATCAGCGGGTATGATAGTCTGTTTATTCCACTGGTCAATATAGTCTATAATATGGACAAACCATTTAACTGCTTTCCAAGCATTCATGTTGTACAGGCTTATGTTGTCATGAAGGGTATTCATCAATCATCCAGTATTCAGCGCGGAATTAAATTGGTAACGAATGTCATGGCCCTGCTTATTATTGCTTCAACTGTTTTTATTAAGCAGCATGTAATTCTGGATATTATCGGGGCGGTTTTGGTTGTAGAAAGCATGTTCCTTCTTGTCTACGCAGTTGAATCTTTGTATCAAAAAAGAAGGGGAAAAACGAAGAGAGAACGCCTTCGCCGTCTTGGAGACGGGGAGGTTTCCGTAGAAAGATAA
- a CDS encoding sensor histidine kinase, with amino-acid sequence MLQKLKNVNIKWQLVSYILISNLLTAALLLITFLTFQLQEKGILWTILIVLAVLMLSVVVGYKAARTVQRKLDQLQEAMLEVSKGNFSSRIKVQSSDPFNDIEQVFNVMAKSMEQRVQMLQKLGEKSSLSEKETKQEAIMEERRRLARDLHDTVSQELFAIHMSASSLPKICEVNPRGAEHVMQQLIQMSHHAQKQMRGLISQLRPIELNGSTLEEAIGRWFLEYCRANELQGHLEVELNEPMSEPIEQQLFLIIQEGMANIVKHAAASEVYLSIHELEHQYVMQLQDNGHGFEQKSVTSASHGLATMRERSEKLGGTTEIISKQGAGTRVKVQIPKFPEHVEG; translated from the coding sequence GTGCTGCAAAAACTGAAAAACGTCAATATCAAATGGCAGCTTGTTTCCTATATTCTAATATCGAATCTTCTGACTGCCGCGCTTCTTCTCATAACCTTTCTCACCTTTCAGCTTCAGGAAAAAGGAATTCTATGGACGATCCTGATTGTACTTGCAGTCCTGATGCTTTCCGTGGTTGTCGGATATAAAGCCGCAAGAACGGTCCAACGGAAACTGGACCAACTGCAGGAAGCCATGTTGGAAGTATCCAAAGGCAACTTTTCCAGCCGGATCAAGGTTCAATCTTCAGATCCCTTCAATGATATTGAACAGGTTTTCAATGTAATGGCGAAATCTATGGAACAGCGTGTTCAAATGCTGCAAAAGCTGGGGGAAAAAAGTTCGTTATCTGAAAAGGAAACTAAGCAGGAAGCTATAATGGAAGAACGGAGAAGACTGGCCAGAGATTTACACGATACTGTAAGTCAGGAACTGTTTGCGATTCATATGTCCGCCTCTTCTCTTCCTAAGATTTGCGAAGTAAATCCAAGGGGGGCTGAGCATGTAATGCAGCAGCTGATCCAGATGTCGCATCATGCCCAGAAACAGATGAGGGGGCTTATTTCCCAACTGAGACCGATTGAACTGAACGGAAGTACACTGGAGGAGGCGATCGGACGATGGTTTCTGGAATATTGCCGGGCAAACGAACTTCAGGGCCATTTGGAAGTGGAGCTCAATGAGCCCATGTCGGAACCTATAGAACAACAGCTGTTCTTAATTATCCAGGAGGGGATGGCCAATATTGTCAAGCATGCGGCAGCTTCGGAAGTTTATTTATCCATCCATGAGCTGGAGCACCAGTATGTCATGCAGCTCCAGGATAATGGACATGGATTTGAACAAAAATCAGTAACTTCTGCTTCTCATGGACTGGCTACAATGAGGGAGCGTTCGGAGAAATTGGGCGGAACGACAGAAATCATAAGTAAACAAGGAGCCGGAACAAGGGTAAAGGTGCAGATTCCCAAGTTTCCGGAACATGTGGAAGGATGA
- a CDS encoding 3D domain-containing protein: MLHQLNAKWLSMIMAFNVALILGGQNQAAVPGEALIERTSSLEQREAKDNSKTAAIKEVNISLVPKLGPDQAAGASSQSYKFTPVLQHDLQRYQAIEVVATGYYAGVESTGKHPGHPEYGITRSGIKVKRDESGLSTIAADPKIFPMGSVLYIPGYGYGIVADTGGAIKGKKIDLFYNTKEDIYKEWGKKKLNVYLVKKGDGKVNQKKWNELVQEIFLQKTPDTPKL, encoded by the coding sequence ATGCTGCATCAATTAAATGCCAAGTGGTTAAGCATGATCATGGCTTTCAATGTAGCTCTGATATTAGGAGGACAAAACCAGGCCGCCGTTCCAGGAGAGGCATTAATAGAGCGGACTTCTTCTTTAGAACAAAGGGAAGCCAAGGATAATTCCAAAACCGCCGCTATTAAAGAAGTGAACATCTCATTAGTGCCTAAACTTGGACCGGATCAAGCGGCGGGTGCCAGCTCCCAAAGTTATAAATTTACACCTGTATTACAGCATGATTTACAGCGCTATCAAGCTATTGAAGTGGTTGCAACAGGTTACTATGCGGGTGTGGAATCTACAGGCAAGCATCCGGGGCATCCGGAATACGGAATTACCCGATCAGGGATTAAGGTAAAGCGGGACGAAAGCGGTTTGTCTACAATTGCAGCTGACCCCAAAATCTTCCCGATGGGATCTGTTTTGTATATACCAGGGTATGGTTACGGTATCGTAGCTGATACAGGAGGTGCCATTAAAGGGAAAAAAATTGACTTGTTTTACAATACCAAAGAAGATATTTATAAAGAATGGGGTAAAAAAAAGCTGAATGTTTATCTGGTGAAAAAAGGAGACGGGAAAGTGAATCAAAAGAAATGGAATGAACTGGTTCAGGAAATTTTCTTACAAAAAACACCGGATACCCCGAAACTATAG
- a CDS encoding aminotransferase class I/II-fold pyridoxal phosphate-dependent enzyme encodes MSECKSNQPGEKAVQKAGFGTRLLHFGGEIDKQTGASSVPIYQASTFHHEDLENPPVFDYTRSGNPTRQALEDYIAGLEGGARGFAFASGMAAISSAFMLLSAGDHVICTEDVYGGTYRVLTVILKRMNIETTFVDMTRLDKVQAALRPNTKVVYMETPSNPTLKITDVAAVTAWAKEHGLLTMLDSTFMTPYYQRPIEQGVDLVLHSATKFLGGHSDVLAGLAVTADASLGRRMKQVQNAFGNVLGMQDSWLLMRGMKTLQARMEASERGARRLAQWLSGRDDIIAVYYPGLPDHPGREIHERQSSGYGAVVSFDVGSGECARQLMSRVRIPLVAVSLGAVESILSYPAMMSHAAMPKEVRLERGITDGLVRYSVGLEEVEDLISDIEQALA; translated from the coding sequence ATGAGTGAATGTAAGTCAAACCAACCGGGAGAGAAGGCTGTCCAAAAGGCCGGATTTGGTACGCGTCTGCTCCACTTTGGCGGGGAAATTGATAAGCAAACAGGTGCATCAAGCGTTCCAATTTATCAGGCATCGACCTTTCATCATGAGGACCTGGAGAATCCGCCGGTATTTGACTATACCCGCTCCGGCAATCCTACCCGGCAAGCTTTGGAAGACTATATCGCCGGCCTGGAAGGAGGGGCGAGGGGATTTGCTTTTGCCTCCGGTATGGCGGCCATCTCCTCCGCGTTTATGCTGCTTTCTGCAGGAGATCATGTGATCTGTACAGAGGATGTATACGGAGGTACGTACCGCGTTCTGACCGTAATCCTGAAGCGGATGAATATAGAAACCACCTTTGTTGACATGACCAGGCTGGATAAGGTACAAGCCGCATTAAGGCCGAATACTAAGGTGGTTTATATGGAGACTCCTTCCAATCCGACGCTTAAAATAACGGATGTAGCCGCGGTAACGGCATGGGCAAAGGAGCATGGTCTTTTGACCATGCTGGATAGTACCTTTATGACGCCTTATTATCAAAGACCGATTGAACAGGGTGTGGACCTTGTCCTGCACAGTGCCACCAAATTCCTGGGAGGGCACAGTGACGTGCTGGCCGGACTTGCCGTAACTGCGGACGCCAGCCTGGGACGCCGCATGAAACAGGTACAGAATGCCTTCGGCAATGTCCTTGGCATGCAGGACAGCTGGCTGCTTATGAGAGGCATGAAAACATTGCAAGCCCGCATGGAGGCATCCGAACGGGGAGCAAGACGGCTTGCACAATGGCTTTCCGGAAGGGACGACATCATTGCCGTATACTATCCGGGATTGCCGGATCATCCCGGCAGAGAAATACATGAGAGGCAATCGTCCGGTTATGGCGCCGTAGTATCCTTTGATGTGGGCAGCGGGGAGTGTGCACGCCAGCTGATGAGCCGGGTCCGCATTCCTCTGGTAGCCGTCAGCTTAGGGGCGGTAGAAAGTATTTTGTCTTATCCGGCCATGATGTCCCATGCGGCAATGCCGAAAGAGGTACGACTGGAAAGAGGGATTACGGACGGACTTGTGCGTTATTCTGTCGGACTTGAAGAGGTGGAGGATCTGATCTCGGATATTGAACAAGCGCTGGCCTGA
- a CDS encoding response regulator produces MNSAIRVMIVDDHDMVRMGLKTYIMLDPELEVCAEASDGKAAVALLEQMAEEERPQVILMDLMMPNMNGIETTRLVTETYPSIKVVMLTSFLEEDKVLKAIEAGATSYVLKTVSSEQLIEGIHKASQGIPEMNPEVSLALTRGLRQRNAQPDEEGLTIREKEVLLLIADGKTNKDIAEELHISIKTVKTHVSNLLMKCELDDRTQLAIYAHRKGWVQNPS; encoded by the coding sequence ATGAACAGCGCAATTCGGGTCATGATTGTAGATGATCATGATATGGTTAGGATGGGATTGAAAACGTATATTATGCTGGATCCGGAGTTGGAAGTATGCGCTGAGGCTTCAGATGGAAAAGCTGCGGTTGCTCTCCTTGAGCAAATGGCGGAGGAGGAACGTCCTCAGGTTATCCTGATGGATCTGATGATGCCTAATATGAATGGCATTGAAACAACCAGGCTGGTTACCGAAACCTATCCTTCCATTAAGGTTGTAATGCTAACCAGCTTTCTGGAGGAAGACAAGGTTCTGAAAGCCATTGAGGCGGGAGCAACAAGTTATGTATTGAAGACGGTTTCTTCGGAACAGTTAATTGAAGGAATCCATAAAGCCTCCCAGGGGATACCGGAAATGAATCCGGAAGTTTCCCTCGCCCTTACCAGAGGGCTCAGACAAAGAAATGCCCAGCCCGATGAGGAAGGCCTTACGATTCGTGAAAAAGAAGTGCTTCTTCTAATAGCCGACGGGAAAACCAACAAAGACATTGCTGAAGAACTACATATCAGCATTAAGACCGTAAAAACCCACGTCAGCAATTTGCTGATGAAATGTGAACTTGATGACCGTACTCAGCTCGCTATCTATGCCCACAGGAAAGGATGGGTACAAAATCCTTCTTAA
- the liaF gene encoding cell wall-active antibiotics response protein LiaF, which produces MNRHVLRNVIWGLVLIGLGVIFILFLTGTFDFDKDAGDFIAEIFTTYWPVLLIVGGLSGVLSSTKDYGSHIGSMVLVAIGSFFLMRNLGMPFAEHIKDIWKFIIPAILIGTGLSFLLNPGRQTTRQNHYEEYKEDYKDYEWQDKNFDHRPPYESSQSDPKEGKEEIKEWKENLKDWKNDWKYQQKNKRKRKLDEEENDYQTKDFPPPDYDPMFASNPRQTENRSGFIGDIRIGGDYWELHPMNISYFIGDTKIDMTKAMIPYGRTDIHISAFIGDVKIFLPNDIDLEVKVKASSVIGDMKIMDRREDGLLRSMNYQTPFYGDGLKQLVIHVSLFIGDVSVKKVG; this is translated from the coding sequence ATGAACAGACATGTGCTGCGCAATGTGATTTGGGGACTTGTGCTCATCGGACTAGGGGTTATATTCATTTTATTCCTTACCGGCACTTTTGATTTTGATAAGGATGCAGGAGATTTTATAGCAGAGATTTTTACAACATACTGGCCTGTTTTACTTATCGTTGGAGGCCTATCCGGAGTACTTTCAAGCACAAAGGATTATGGGTCTCATATTGGAAGCATGGTCCTGGTGGCTATCGGAAGTTTTTTCCTGATGCGTAATCTAGGCATGCCTTTCGCTGAACATATAAAGGATATCTGGAAATTTATTATTCCTGCTATCCTGATTGGAACAGGTCTTAGCTTTCTGTTAAATCCGGGCCGCCAGACCACACGCCAGAATCATTACGAAGAATACAAAGAGGACTACAAAGACTATGAATGGCAGGACAAAAATTTTGATCACCGTCCTCCTTATGAAAGTTCCCAATCAGACCCCAAAGAAGGGAAAGAGGAAATAAAAGAATGGAAGGAGAACCTGAAGGATTGGAAAAACGATTGGAAGTATCAGCAAAAAAATAAAAGAAAACGTAAACTTGATGAGGAGGAAAATGATTATCAGACGAAAGACTTTCCTCCACCTGACTATGACCCTATGTTTGCCTCCAATCCAAGACAAACTGAAAACCGGTCTGGATTCATAGGGGATATTCGAATCGGAGGAGATTATTGGGAACTTCACCCAATGAACATTTCCTATTTTATTGGGGATACCAAAATCGACATGACCAAAGCCATGATCCCATACGGCCGAACCGATATTCATATCTCAGCTTTTATCGGGGATGTAAAAATCTTTTTGCCTAATGATATTGACCTTGAAGTAAAAGTGAAGGCTTCTTCTGTAATCGGGGATATGAAAATTATGGACCGGCGGGAAGACGGACTCTTGCGGAGTATGAATTATCAAACTCCCTTTTATGGGGACGGTTTAAAACAGCTTGTAATTCATGTTAGTTTATTTATTGGTGACGTGTCAGTAAAGAAGGTGGGATAA
- the thrS gene encoding threonine--tRNA ligase: MIQVTLPNGAIREYPKGTTVGEVAASISSGLKKQAVAGKMDGQPVDLSRPIEYNAAVEIWTLDSEEGLEVYRHSTAHLMAQALKRIYGEKAVKLGIGPVIEGGFYYDIDMETSLTPEDLGKIEKEMEKIIKEDLPITRRVVSKEEAIRIYEEIEDPLKLELIHEFPEDATITIYDQGEFFDLCRGPHLPSTGRIKAFKLLSVAGAYWRGDSDNKMLQRIYGTAFPKKSQLKEHLHLLEEAKKRDHRKLGKDLKIFSFSREVGQGLPLWLPNGATIRRTLERYIVDLEEKLGYQHVYTPVLANVDLYKTSGHWEHYREDMFPPMQLDNEELVLRPMNCPHHMMVYKNELHSYRDLPIRIAELGTMHRYEMSGALTGLHRVRAMTLNDAHIFCRPDQIKEEFARVITLIRQVYADFGITDYRFRLSYRDPQDTDKYFPNDEMWEMSQRMLKEVVEELRLPYYEAEGEAAFYGPKLDVQIKTALKKEETLSTAQLDFLLPERFELEYVGEDGQKHRPVVIHRGIVSTMERMTAFLLENFAGALPTWLCPVQAKILPVSSAFNDYAKEMEDRLKQAGIRVAADLRNEKLGYKIRESQLEKVPFMLVVGENEKQSGSFSVRRRGEGDLGVHSADALIQMIREEIDTKKVQPISE; the protein is encoded by the coding sequence ATGATTCAAGTAACTTTGCCAAATGGGGCCATTAGAGAATATCCGAAAGGTACTACTGTTGGAGAAGTAGCAGCTTCCATCTCAAGCGGTTTGAAAAAGCAGGCTGTTGCCGGAAAAATGGACGGGCAGCCGGTTGATCTAAGCCGCCCGATTGAGTACAATGCCGCAGTGGAAATATGGACCCTGGATTCCGAGGAAGGTTTGGAAGTGTACCGTCACAGCACCGCTCACCTGATGGCGCAGGCCCTTAAACGCATTTACGGGGAAAAAGCAGTTAAACTAGGTATCGGTCCGGTAATTGAAGGCGGTTTTTACTATGATATTGATATGGAGACATCCCTCACACCTGAGGATCTGGGCAAGATTGAAAAAGAAATGGAAAAAATCATTAAAGAGGATCTTCCAATCACCCGCCGTGTTGTCAGTAAGGAAGAGGCTATTCGGATTTATGAGGAGATAGAGGATCCGCTTAAGCTGGAATTGATTCATGAGTTCCCGGAAGATGCAACGATCACCATTTATGATCAGGGTGAATTTTTTGACTTGTGCCGCGGCCCGCATCTCCCATCAACTGGCCGCATCAAAGCGTTCAAATTGCTCAGTGTTGCCGGGGCCTATTGGCGTGGAGACTCAGACAATAAAATGCTTCAGCGGATTTACGGAACGGCATTTCCGAAAAAATCCCAGTTGAAAGAACATTTGCACCTGCTTGAAGAAGCCAAAAAACGTGACCACCGCAAACTTGGCAAAGATCTAAAGATTTTCAGCTTCTCGCGCGAGGTTGGACAAGGGCTTCCGCTATGGCTTCCTAATGGAGCCACAATCCGGCGGACGCTGGAACGTTATATTGTTGATTTGGAGGAGAAGCTTGGCTATCAGCATGTATACACACCAGTACTGGCCAACGTGGACCTGTATAAAACTTCCGGCCATTGGGAGCATTACCGGGAGGACATGTTCCCCCCTATGCAGCTTGATAATGAAGAACTTGTGCTTCGTCCGATGAACTGTCCGCATCATATGATGGTTTATAAAAATGAACTGCACAGCTACAGGGATCTTCCTATCCGGATAGCTGAACTTGGAACTATGCACCGCTATGAGATGTCAGGAGCATTGACCGGATTGCACCGCGTCAGGGCGATGACTTTAAATGACGCCCATATTTTCTGCCGTCCTGATCAGATCAAAGAAGAATTTGCCCGTGTTATTACCTTAATCCGCCAAGTGTATGCTGACTTTGGCATCACAGATTACAGATTCCGCCTTTCTTATAGGGATCCTCAAGATACAGATAAATATTTCCCGAATGATGAAATGTGGGAAATGTCCCAGCGTATGTTGAAAGAAGTGGTTGAAGAGCTCCGTCTTCCTTATTATGAAGCAGAAGGGGAAGCAGCATTCTATGGGCCTAAGCTGGATGTGCAGATTAAAACAGCTTTGAAAAAAGAGGAAACCCTATCCACCGCACAGCTCGACTTTTTGCTCCCTGAACGATTTGAGCTGGAATATGTAGGTGAGGATGGACAAAAGCACAGACCGGTCGTAATTCACCGGGGCATAGTAAGCACAATGGAACGTATGACAGCCTTCCTGCTTGAAAACTTTGCGGGGGCACTGCCAACATGGCTCTGTCCGGTTCAGGCTAAAATACTGCCTGTTTCGTCTGCCTTCAATGATTATGCAAAGGAAATGGAAGATCGCCTGAAGCAAGCAGGCATCCGTGTTGCCGCCGATCTGCGCAATGAGAAGCTCGGGTACAAAATCCGTGAGTCCCAACTTGAAAAGGTTCCGTTTATGCTGGTGGTGGGTGAAAATGAAAAACAATCCGGTTCCTTCTCGGTCCGCCGCAGAGGAGAGGGAGACCTTGGAGTTCATTCCGCAGATGCCCTGATTCAAATGATCCGGGAAGAGATTGACACAAAAAAAGTGCAGCCAATATCTGAATAA
- a CDS encoding putative sporulation protein YtxC, with protein sequence MELPHLVLHDRTDDYAISLANRIRTLLDADPASRLSLMIDYTDSKSCVHLKFRPPTSGKPLQVDVVRVNRYIAQALAEHIVMEEEKHLVKAFITEGLKKLPSANLEMIHDFCIELLNGEGESAELGKKEGVAYSSSFRRQQKLADAVETYLQENRRLHVEGFMRFRLNDYMNDLREVVEYAFEEYRMEQQYQEFIALLKYFVYIQETKIQAVHLIHKGGHEFTILDEQLKPIHTGTTETSITLEMIEKDMNFEDMIVSTLITVSPENIYIHTREPELTIIKTIMQIYEDRTTLCSYCRQCQPFLGKPDKQDQFYP encoded by the coding sequence TTGGAACTTCCACATCTTGTTCTACACGACCGTACAGATGACTATGCTATTAGCTTGGCCAACCGGATACGTACCCTGCTGGATGCTGATCCCGCTTCCCGGCTCTCCTTGATGATTGACTATACGGATAGCAAATCCTGTGTACATTTAAAGTTCAGGCCGCCTACTTCCGGAAAGCCGCTTCAGGTGGATGTGGTCCGGGTAAACCGGTACATAGCACAGGCTCTAGCCGAACATATTGTGATGGAAGAGGAAAAGCACCTGGTGAAAGCATTTATAACAGAGGGTCTAAAGAAGCTCCCGTCCGCAAATTTAGAGATGATTCACGATTTTTGCATTGAACTGTTGAACGGGGAAGGAGAATCTGCAGAGTTGGGCAAAAAAGAGGGGGTTGCTTACAGCTCATCATTCAGGCGTCAGCAAAAACTGGCCGATGCCGTTGAAACATATTTGCAGGAAAACAGGCGGCTGCATGTAGAAGGTTTCATGCGCTTCCGGCTTAATGACTATATGAACGATTTACGGGAGGTTGTAGAATATGCGTTTGAAGAATACCGGATGGAACAGCAGTATCAGGAATTCATAGCCTTACTGAAATATTTTGTGTATATCCAGGAAACCAAAATTCAGGCTGTCCATCTTATTCACAAAGGTGGTCATGAATTCACGATATTGGACGAGCAATTGAAACCTATTCATACGGGTACCACAGAAACGTCCATTACTTTGGAAATGATTGAGAAGGATATGAATTTTGAGGACATGATTGTCAGTACTCTAATTACTGTCTCGCCGGAAAATATTTATATCCATACCCGTGAACCCGAACTGACGATCATCAAGACCATCATGCAAATCTATGAGGATCGGACAACACTTTGTTCCTATTGCAGGCAGTGCCAGCCCTTTTTAGGAAAACCGGATAAGCAGGATCAGTTCTACCCTTGA
- the mqnC gene encoding cyclic dehypoxanthinyl futalosine synthase, with protein sequence MNPIDRILDKAVSGERIDIDECITLYQSDEIEKMGHAANQIMKRFHPDPIATFVIGRNINYTNICDVYCRFCAFYRDPGSAEGYVLPDETIFQKIQETIDVGGTEILMQGGTNPNLKFSYYTNLLREIKKRFDITMHSFSPAEIMKMKEVSDGLTLEEALRELHEAGLDSLPGGGAEILDDRTRRKISRKKGSWKEWMEVMQTAHRIGMNTTATMVIGFGETYEERALHMLRVRDAQDECIRNGYNSKGFLAFIPWTFQPENTNLKVEKATPEEYLKTLAISRIMLDNIENFQASWVTMGPEIGKLTLSYGCNDFGSTMIEENVVSAAGTTHKVNIGSTLDLIRQAGKIPAQRNTRYDILRIFHEEEKVEKDFVMQN encoded by the coding sequence GTGAATCCAATCGATCGTATCTTGGATAAAGCCGTATCCGGGGAACGTATTGATATAGACGAATGCATTACACTATATCAATCGGACGAGATTGAAAAAATGGGGCACGCAGCTAATCAGATTATGAAAAGATTTCATCCCGATCCTATAGCGACATTCGTAATCGGGCGGAATATAAACTATACGAATATATGCGATGTTTATTGCAGGTTTTGTGCTTTCTACCGGGATCCCGGATCGGCAGAGGGATACGTGCTTCCGGATGAGACCATATTCCAAAAAATTCAGGAGACGATAGATGTAGGCGGTACGGAAATTTTGATGCAGGGCGGAACAAACCCGAACCTGAAATTCAGCTATTATACGAATTTATTAAGGGAAATCAAAAAACGCTTTGACATCACCATGCATTCCTTCTCTCCGGCAGAAATCATGAAAATGAAGGAAGTTTCGGATGGTCTAACTCTTGAAGAGGCTCTGCGTGAATTGCATGAAGCGGGTCTGGATTCGCTTCCGGGCGGCGGGGCGGAAATTTTGGATGACCGGACACGGCGTAAGATCAGCCGTAAAAAAGGCTCCTGGAAAGAATGGATGGAAGTTATGCAGACCGCTCACCGGATCGGAATGAACACAACCGCAACCATGGTTATCGGATTCGGCGAGACGTATGAGGAGCGGGCCCTTCATATGCTCCGGGTACGAGATGCCCAAGATGAGTGTATAAGAAACGGGTATAATTCCAAAGGTTTTCTCGCCTTCATTCCGTGGACTTTCCAGCCGGAAAATACGAATCTCAAAGTGGAAAAGGCCACACCTGAAGAATATTTGAAGACGCTGGCCATCAGCCGGATTATGCTGGACAACATCGAGAACTTCCAGGCTTCCTGGGTAACCATGGGACCTGAAATTGGCAAGCTGACCTTAAGCTACGGATGTAACGATTTTGGCAGTACGATGATCGAGGAAAATGTGGTTTCAGCCGCCGGCACTACCCATAAAGTCAATATCGGTTCAACTCTCGACCTGATCCGCCAAGCAGGCAAAATTCCGGCACAACGCAATACACGTTATGATATTTTGCGGATATTCCACGAGGAAGAAAAAGTTGAGAAAGATTTTGTGATGCAAAATTAA